TAAGAAATGCACAGGGCAAAGTATCTAGGATGCTTTTAATAGTATGTCTTCGGAACATGGTAGTTTCACCAAAGCACTCTTATGTCAATAACGTTTGTTGTTGCATAGTTACAAGGGGGACAAAGAAAAATTATTagaaaaagacacacaatgTAATTCTTTTGACTTCTGGACTGCAGCCCAGGATAGGCAGCAGCCCAAGATACAAACGAGTAATTggaaacagacacaaaacagaagataacagacacacaatagaATATATAACATCCCAAGTAACAAAGTCCAGTTCAAGCCATGCATCCAGAATACCAGTTAAAGCACAACACCTTAACAATTCTGTCTCcaggtttaaaaataaataaatagatttaaGGCATTCAAAGAAATCAAAATCATGGAGTTTAAAACATCACTATTTCTTTCTCATTTGTTAATAAAGATTGTACTGTGCTAATACTGCTGTTGGGTTAAAATCTGCAGGTACTACCTCTTTGCTCTGATCCTCAACCTGACTCGAGATGTCTATGAGCTGCGCCTCCTCATTGAGTGTGAAGCACGTTACAGAGCTGCCAGATCGCCACCCTCGCCCAGCCCCACCCTGCCCACTGACCACTTGTTGTCCCACTCCACACCTGATATGTTGGCTTGGCTTCGCAGACAGCTCCACCTGCTGGTGACGGTGCTGTACAGCAACCCCCCACTGCTGTTGGACCTGCTGAAGAACAGTTGTGATATCTTCATCCCACTAGACCGGCTGGGGATTTACCGTACAGGGCAAGGCTTTGTTGGGGCCTGTGGTCTGGCCTCCTCTGTCCTCTCCATCCTCACCATGGTCCACCCCTGGCTCAAGCTTAAGCCATGAACCCAGAGACACAGCGGTGGGGTCAGTTCATTAACAGCTCACAGCTTATTACTGACCTGCATGTTTGAACTGATCAAATTTACAACGTCATGCTTTAGATAAAAGTTGTGACCCAGCAGTGGAGCGGCTGCACAGACCCCCCCATTCACAAAGCTAACCCTCATCCATGAAGTCATTCTACGAATCAGTCCTGAATTCTCATCTCACAATACTCAGTACTGAGATCTCACACATATCTGTAAACTCACCTGGTGGTAGGAAGGCTTCTAAGTGGCCTACAAGGTGGTAACAAACCATATCAGACGggtgcaaaaataaaaacttcagAAATCTTGATTTACCCcaacatatattattattattattattattNNNNNNNNNNNNNNNNNNNNNNNcccattgagattcagaatctcttttacaagagagacctggccaaggtAGCAGCCAAATGTGGGTCCCTTCCAGTAAAGTCTGTGCACTGAGAGTGTCATGTTGCCTACCGCGCTTGTTGTTGGCCTCACcctggatttccaccaactgcgaaACGGCTTCACTGCGTGTCGGCTGCGTGCTCCACCGTCCTTCAATACcaaccaggtccggatttgttgcggaacggctgcggccctGACACCTTCACGTATGATTGTCCGATATAACAgaatgtagtttctataaacaaccTCAAAACCTCTGACATCAGGCCTGTCTCCGCCCATTATGACAtgttcaaggtgtagtgcagggagatatgatccgccaaattttattttgaaaattaaccggatgttttattttgttcctgTGCTAGACTTCCTGTCCTGCACAATCTGCTGTTTGCTGAATTGCTGCCgagctctccggcgtccggcaaaaatagaagctctgtgtatctgctccggagCGGAGCTGGAACGGAGTCCAAACGCAGCCGTTCTGCAgccagtggaaatacacacattgactttaatggaaacctaatgactccgccgttccgcagttggtggaaatatGGGGTCATTTAATTTAGTTAACAAATAAACATTGACAGAAGCTAAAGCCAAGAATGTTTTAGGGATGATGGATATCATTCATTGTTTATCAGTTTTAACCATAACTGTTATGGCTGTCAGCAGCAGGCAACTGTCATGTGACTTTCATATCACCACTCTGTCTTCTTGCATCTGCCCTGTGACAGGCACATATTAGATAAACCCCCCCCAATCTTGATGTTTGACAAcctgaagttttttttgtttatttgcctgacataatttacttttttttggttCACTTTCTAGCGCGTATTGTTTTTTGAGCCCCAAGTGATTAAATTGTCAGAGTCCTGTGAGATAGAGATGCAGGAACATGAGAAACTCCAAACTAATTCTTGTAAGAAGGAAAGCATTGCCGTAATTAATCGTTACGGGTTGGAAGGgtcaggtgtgttacttttgttGTGCCTGTACTTAGGCCACTGTCTGGTATGTCATACTGATCTCCAttgatttgttttcctcattaaATTACAGCTCATGCCTCAGTTATAGCAGCTAACTATCTTTTGGCCACTGGTATCAAAGCGTTCTTTGTACAACACAAGATGGAAGTGCAAGCAAGATTAATAGCTTAAGTGGATGCATTTTAAAGATGCAGTGAGCTGGGAGGTGCTTTAGGATACAACATAATTACAATGTGAATCTTGTTTGACTTATTTATAAAATAGTCAAACTTTTATGGAATGTGCATGCTCATAGTTTCAAATAATTATATGTGAGGTAGAGAGACTCAAGGGACCAACATGCAAGGTTGCATTTAGTTGTTGATGGAGGCAGCAGCTAAACACTGCAGCATGCTGCCTTTTGGTCATGTTGTAAAATagctttttaaattgtgttaaattgtatttttgaggcattttaggcctttgacaggacagctaaaaaaatgaaaggtCCACAGTCGAACCCAGGCccactgcatcgaggagtaaacctctatgagTGCCCGCTCTAGCTATCCAGCCGCGACTTCCATCCACTCTATACAACTGAAGCATTTGATTCTAAAGCCCAAACAATGCTTTAGGAagacatattttattgtcattttatatAAAATTGTGTGTGACTCAATAAGGAGAATAAAGAATCATGTCATGACTAGATTTTATGCATTCTCTTTTGTCCCCATGTGGTGTACAAGACTATATTGGTCTTCACCCTTTGTCCGTTTGTCTATTTGGCAAATGAATGCCGGTGTGAAAAGAACACCTTCACAGTTTAACATGTGAATaggaaaaaactgaaa
Above is a window of Etheostoma spectabile isolate EspeVRDwgs_2016 chromosome 14, UIUC_Espe_1.0, whole genome shotgun sequence DNA encoding:
- the pex11b gene encoding peroxisomal membrane protein 11B, translated to MDSWVRFNAQSQAKERVIRAAQYACTLLGYTLQKGGAAAELHKTVSQLEAHMSLSRKLLRLGNSVEALEAAKRAIHLSDSVLRLCLTISHLNRAMYFACDNVLWAGKTGLVSKLDQHKWSQRSFRYYLFALILNLTRDVYELRLLIECEARYRAARSPPSPSPTLPTDHLLSHSTPDMLAWLRRQLHLLVTVLYSNPPLLLDLLKNSCDIFIPLDRLGIYRTGQGFVGACGLASSVLSILTMVHPWLKLKP